The sequence CGAGTTTGACCCCGTCGGAATCGACGCGTTGCCCTGGTTTGTCGAGGTTCATTCTCGCCGTGGTATGGTACAGATAGGTGCGGGCAGCCATATACTGGGCATACGAGTCGGCAATATAGCGTTGAATCTGACCAAAAGCATTGATCGGTTGGCCATAGGCCGTGCGTTCACTCGCGTATTTGGTCATCACCTCAACACAACGAGCGGCAATCCCCGTAGACATAGCCGCAATGGTTACGCGCTCAATCTCCAGGTTGCGCATCATATGAAGCGTACTTTCTCCCTCTTCTCCTAAACGATTGACGACCGGCACCACGCAATCTTCAAAGACTAATTCTGCAGTCATCGAGGCACGCATGCCAGCTTTGCCATGCAACCGCTGCCCAAGGGAGAATCCCGGAAAGCCACGTTCAACCACAAACGAGCTGATACCTTTGTCAGTACGCGCATAGACGAGAAAGATATTCCCTAGGGTTTTATCATCCAACGCACCGTTGGTGATAAACATCTTGCGACCATTCAAATAATACGAGTCGCCACGCCGCACGGCCTGACTTTTCATGCCAAGGACATCTGTCCCTGCAGACGGCTCGGTCATGCACATGCCGCCGACCCATTCACCAGAGATCACCTTGCCAAGATAGCGGTGTTTCTGATCAGCATTGGCGCTATGGCAAAAATTGTTGACGAACAACATCGAGTGCGCCAGATAGGCGAGACAAAACCCCGGATCTGCGGCTGAGAGTTCCTCATGGACAATGGCTGCGGCTGTGGCGTCCATTCCAGCTCCACCATCCTCAACCGAAACCGTGATGCCCAGCAAACCCAGTTCTCCGAGTTTCCGAAACAACGGCAAGTTGAAGCGTTCCTGCTTGTCGTATTCTAAGGCTTGTGGCTCGACCTCTGTACGCGTGAAATCGCGCACGGTTTGACGAAGCAGCGTATGCTCAGGCGTCGGATTGAAAAGATCAATTGTTGACATGCACACTCCACTCTTTTTGGAAACGTTCAGCAATCAGCCGTCAGCTTTCAGCAAAACCAGGAACTGGGCATCCTGGAAACTTGGCTTTGCGACAGAAGTTAGGCAACGCCTTCCGTATCCGTCTGGCTGATAGCTGAAAGCTAATAGCTCACAGCTTTTCTGAATCCTGCGTGAGCAGGTGTGAGCTGTCAACTAAGGGGCGGGCGGGGGTTAGGGACTGGGGGTTGGGGATTGAAAAATGGGGGTGGAGATTAGGGAGTAAGGGTTGGTGAAAAAAGGGAAGAGAGAATTTGGAACAGAGTGCTCAGGAACTGGGGACTGGAGGTGGAGTACCAACCCCCAACCCCCATTCCCCAACCCCTAGTTATGCTCACAACTCCAGACCCACGCTGTGTCGTTGCGCCCAGAAATGCTCTCCAGTCGCGACCAGAAGTGCCAGCAGTCCAAGGCTGAGCAGATTGGCGTAATCAAAATAATAGAGAGCAAGCGCTGGAACAAAAGTCACGAACAACACCCACAGCATAATCCGGTTCGGCAGTGGAAAGCGTGGCTTCAAGAGCGACACGGTGCCAGGAATGA is a genomic window of Deltaproteobacteria bacterium containing:
- a CDS encoding isovaleryl-CoA dehydrogenase; translation: MSTIDLFNPTPEHTLLRQTVRDFTRTEVEPQALEYDKQERFNLPLFRKLGELGLLGITVSVEDGGAGMDATAAAIVHEELSAADPGFCLAYLAHSMLFVNNFCHSANADQKHRYLGKVISGEWVGGMCMTEPSAGTDVLGMKSQAVRRGDSYYLNGRKMFITNGALDDKTLGNIFLVYARTDKGISSFVVERGFPGFSLGQRLHGKAGMRASMTAELVFEDCVVPVVNRLGEEGESTLHMMRNLEIERVTIAAMSTGIAARCVEVMTKYASERTAYGQPINAFGQIQRYIADSYAQYMAARTYLYHTTARMNLDKPGQRVDSDGVKLVATTMAKNVADNAMQVLGGYGYFNEYVVERLWRDSKLLEIGGGTLEAHHKNITKDLTRRMDLIR